The Bacteroidia bacterium DNA segment TATTTGTTTTAAAAACTAAATCAATCGCATCGGTTGTTCCTATGTAATTTGTACCAGCTACTGTTCCTGCATTTCCCGATAATCCCCAGGCTGTTCCTAAACCTGCTAAAGTTTGCCAGCTTGCTAATCCTGTGGCATCAGAAACAAGAGCCTTGCCTAAGCCAGGAGATCCCCCTGTAATTTTTATTTGCCCTGCAATTTCTAATTTGGCAGAAAGTGATGGAGTAAAGGTTCCTATTCCAACGTTACCATTATTTGGCTGTAATAGCAAATATGGATAAAATGGATCGACACCAGCTTTATCAGTTTGTATAAAGGCAGCAAAATCAGTATTTTGAAATCCTAAATTTAGAGACCGGATTAAATTTGCATCATCCATACATCTAATCTGGCCAATATAATTTGGTCGGTCAGTTATGCTGCTTACAACTAATCTGGTTTGGGGATCTTTTTTACCAATTCCAATATTTCCTGTACTCATATTTGTACCTATTCCATTAATGTTAGTTCCAAAAATTATATTTCCAATATTTAGTTGATTACTTGCTGTTGAAGACTGTAAATCAATTCTATCTCCAATAATTATATTTTTATTTCCAATTGTTAAATTATCACCTGACTGAAAACCTACAAAAATATTATTGGAACCTAATGAATTAAATCCTGCACTATCTCCGCTAGCTGTATTATAATTGCCATTAATATTTGCGTAAAGTGCATTAACCCCTATAACTGTATTACTTTTTCCATTAGAGTTAAAAAACAATGCATTTTGTCCGAGAACAGTATTTCTGGAACCACTTTGATTATTAAAAAGTGCCCCGTCACCAAATACGGAATTATTACTTCCGGATTCCATATAATGAAGTGCATTAACGCCTATTGCGGTATTGTAATTCCCATTTGTAATATTATGCATAGCAGAATTCCCTATTGCTGTATTCGAGATTCCCGTAGTAGTTTCGTTCAATGCCCCATAACCCCATGATGTGTTTTGAGCCGAGTTGTTTATAAGTCCTGACAAATAATTATTTCTTCTAAAAACTAAATCAGTATTATCCGTTGTTCCAATAAAATTGACAGTTGCATTTGTGCCTGCATTTCCAGTAAGCGACCAATCATTTCCTGCGCCAGGTACTGTTCCCCAGACTCCTGTTCCTAACAAAACTTCCGAAGCAGCACCTGCAGTCATTTGAATTAAAGTTCCATTTGCATCAGCTTGGATCATTCTGTTTCCAGTACCAGATAAAGATGAAATTCTTGTGTTACCAACAACGTGCAATTCAGACAATGGATTATTTGTACCTATTCCTACCTTTCCACCAGACATTATTCTTATTCTCTCTGTATTATTTGTTTTAAAAACTAAATCATTTACATCATATGTTCCTATAAAATCGGTTCCAGGTATAGTTCCTCCATTACCCATAAGCGACCAATCGTTTCCTGAACCAGGCACAGGACCCCACACCCCAGTGCCTAAAAGAACTTGCGAAGGAGTCCCATCCGCAAGAGCAACAATTGTACCATTAGCATCCGCTTGCAATACACGAGTTGTACCTCCAGCCAAAGATGATATTCTTGTGTTACCAACAACGTGCAGTATTTCTTGTGGCGAAGTGGTTCCAATTCCAACTTTACCATTACTACTCAATCTAATTATTTCATTACCATTTGTACCTATTTCAATATCGCCGGACATATAATTCCATATTTTTCCATTATTTTGAGCCCATTGATTTAAACCAAATAACATTCCGTTTGAACCTGGAGCTAAAAAAGGAGTTGTTACCATTAAGCCTGGTTGAACACCAACATTATCTTGAATTGAAAGCGTTGCTAAAGGATTTGTATTTCCAATAGTAACTTGTCCAAAAGTTGTAATTTTCATTCGGTCAAATCCATTTGTTGCAAAATTCATATTACCAGCATTTGCAGTGATATTTAAATCGCCAGTTTGAAAATAAGTTAATGCTGCATTATTTCCCATTATATCAACCCCTAATAATAATCCATTAGTTGTATTTGAAGCATAAGTTGGATGAATAATGCGAATTCCATCATAAGATGCTCCAACACCATTAATATAAGGACGAACAGTTAGAACACTAACTGGATTTGGTTCATTAAATCCAAACCAACCATCTTTATCAATCCTCATTCGTTCAACGTCTTGTGTGCCAAAACGCAAAAAACCAGGTTCAAAATTCCAAAGTTGTGCATTTTGACCCATAACACCAGAAATAGAACCATCTTCAATCCCCAAAAGAGTGCCTCTATTATAATTAGTATTTAATGGAGATTGAATTTTAATTCCATCAAATGGGTTAGTAATAATTCCATTTGCATAAGTTTTTATCTGTAAACTTGAATTAGGGTTACTTTCGTTAATACCAACTTTTCCGCTTGTAGTAATGCGCATTACTTCATAGTTATTTGTTTTAATCACCAAATCTTTATTATCAATTGTACCTATAAAATTGATTGTAGGATCAGTTCCCAAATTTCCAGTTGTTGACCATCCACCAGTAGTGGAAGGAGGAAGATAATTCCAACTTGGTGTAGTTGTTGTGCTTGTGTTATAATAAAATCCCTGAATGCCATCAGTTTGATATATCATCAATCCTTGTGCTGCTTCAGGTAATGTAACTAAAGCCGTTTTTTCAGCATTTGTCATACGAGGTATCAGCAAACCTTTTTTTGATGCCAAAGCTGAAACATCTATGTCGAGCATTGCAGAACTGTTAGGAGTAGCTCCTGTGCTATTAATCCCAATGTTTTGCGCCTTTACATTTAATGTAAAAACAATAAACACAATTGCAAGGATTATCGAAACCGTTAAAAGATTTCTTGTTTTCATGGGGTAGTTATTAATAATTTTTGATTACACATTGTTGTAGAGCTTTCTGCTCTAAAAAGATAAATTGCACTTGCAATTTGTTCTAAAGTAATTGAATAAAGCTGATTTCCAGTATTAGCATTAAAATTTCCTATTGTAATTAATTTTCCTTGAATATCAAATAATGAATAATTCACATTGCTTGAGTTTTGAAAAACTGAATGTATCTGAATTGTATTTCCATCTGAAAAAGCATTTAAAAAATCAGCATTTACTCCGCATGGTGTAGCTGAAATTTCCTCACTTAAATCAAAATTTCCGTCATTATTGTTAGTTTTAAGACGATAATAAATAACTTTATCGCTAATCTCAGTATCAGAGAAACTATAATTAGTAATTGAAATCTTATTTGATGGCAAAGCAGTATAAATTGTAGTCCATACACTTAAATCGTAAGATTTTTGCAACTCAATATTAACAA contains these protein-coding regions:
- a CDS encoding tail fiber domain-containing protein, which encodes MKTRNLLTVSIILAIVFIVFTLNVKAQNIGINSTGATPNSSAMLDIDVSALASKKGLLIPRMTNAEKTALVTLPEAAQGLMIYQTDGIQGFYYNTSTTTTPSWNYLPPSTTGGWSTTGNLGTDPTINFIGTIDNKDLVIKTNNYEVMRITTSGKVGINESNPNSSLQIKTYANGIITNPFDGIKIQSPLNTNYNRGTLLGIEDGSISGVMGQNAQLWNFEPGFLRFGTQDVERMRIDKDGWFGFNEPNPVSVLTVRPYINGVGASYDGIRIIHPTYASNTTNGLLLGVDIMGNNAALTYFQTGDLNITANAGNMNFATNGFDRMKITTFGQVTIGNTNPLATLSIQDNVGVQPGLMVTTPFLAPGSNGMLFGLNQWAQNNGKIWNYMSGDIEIGTNGNEIIRLSSNGKVGIGTTSPQEILHVVGNTRISSLAGGTTRVLQADANGTIVALADGTPSQVLLGTGVWGPVPGSGNDWSLMGNGGTIPGTDFIGTYDVNDLVFKTNNTERIRIMSGGKVGIGTNNPLSELHVVGNTRISSLSGTGNRMIQADANGTLIQMTAGAASEVLLGTGVWGTVPGAGNDWSLTGNAGTNATVNFIGTTDNTDLVFRRNNYLSGLINNSAQNTSWGYGALNETTTGISNTAIGNSAMHNITNGNYNTAIGVNALHYMESGSNNSVFGDGALFNNQSGSRNTVLGQNALFFNSNGKSNTVIGVNALYANINGNYNTASGDSAGFNSLGSNNIFVGFQSGDNLTIGNKNIIIGDRIDLQSSTASNQLNIGNIIFGTNINGIGTNMSTGNIGIGKKDPQTRLVVSSITDRPNYIGQIRCMDDANLIRSLNLGFQNTDFAAFIQTDKAGVDPFYPYLLLQPNNGNVGIGTFTPSLSAKLEIAGQIKITGGSPGLGKALVSDATGLASWQTLAGLGTAWGLSGNAGTVAGTNYIGTTDAIDLVFKTNSIEWMRVMSGGNIGIGVAGPSQKLHVLGNVYAESGGYKVFNATNDLYRSSVGKYGGVAAFDFNSVSTASGIVLENGETESGGFYADGDMAGIWAPGDNDLLKLWDEDGMILRARLDGSGNWYALTNNATSDARLKKNIRPLESSLNKILSLNGKVFDWREEILFKGEIDAGKPVSYDELKNKIGFIAQELELVLPEVVTINKNTGYKAVNYEAIIPVVTEAIKEQQKQIEALKTIVAEQQKQINQLLKN